The proteins below come from a single Bombus pyrosoma isolate SC7728 linkage group LG10, ASM1482585v1, whole genome shotgun sequence genomic window:
- the LOC122571850 gene encoding tripeptidyl-peptidase 2 isoform X1 — MAEVIDCNFPVWGLLPKKETGVTQFLAKYPEYDGRGVIIAIFDSGIDPGAPGMQETSDGKPKIIERYDCSGAGDVDTSKIVQAPDGYIIGITGRKLKVPSNWKNPSGQYHIGVKNLYSLYPGKLRERVLSERKKRSWDTCQKSALAEASRQLQEFEAKNPQVNSLKERLEKEELEARVEILNNLEKKYSDVGPTYDCIVFHDGEVWRACIDTSEEGNLEAGVFLGEYTLTREYAPLIPEDQLNISINVHDDGNTLEIAGLCSSHGTHVASIAAAYFPDNPESNGVAPGAQIISLGVGDGRIGTMETGTAIIRAMIHVMKHKEKIHVINMSYGEHPHWSNTGRIGELMNEVIDKFGVTWVASAGNRGPALCTIGTPPDISTNSVISVGAYVSPDMMVAEYSLREKMPGMSYTWSSRGPMIDGGAGITVCAPGGAITSVPNFTLRKSQLMNGTSMAAPHVTGAIALLMSGLLAKGYPLSPYSIKRALENTALYIQNLDPFAQGSGLLQVERAFDNLLTYNNVPERDIRFTINCGPNNAKGIHMRSGVIDRSKDYAINVEPVFLNSENTDPAVKIAFNLKLTLVCDAPWVHFPTHLDLMNMVRAFAIKIDGFNLPEGVHTTSVRAYDVTDVAKGPVFQIPITVVQPQTLPKTAVLPDLAYTNILFKPNTIRRHFILVPEDATWAVVRLKSTEKDKTGRFVIHSVQLKPRLSCKTLEVNKLFTVTSQSEIVHPFAVQGGLILEVVIAKYWANIGDMLVDYFIEFHGVHIINGNLTMQSGDGINRLEVRSSLRNEEVVPSICLKSSVQILKPTDAKIAPLRDRDIIPPSRQIYELQLTYTFHCAKATEVTPNAALLSDLLYESEYDSQMWMIYDTNKQLICCGDAYPSKYANQKLEKGDYTLKIHVRHEKKDLLDRLTEMPFLLSHTLSNPISLDVYASQSQAIIGGKKMIAASVPPGHILPLYIAPLSNENNAENKVSRGAALGNASYLQGTLTFCKDDNGRKVDFHTFKYILSEPNKKSSSSSSSSSPYHSSNKEKTTKWDEYNEALRDFKCNWLTKLAPSTKPGEYANLLYGELKNLFSDHLPVHTAMLISLDSPEARRHVPHDDISEESVSLANQIITVADAVITNIDQDKLLAYYGLKSDQRDDAAKIRTTMEKQKLSLIKALVKKGCALARLYVHSAKKGEGDRQSYEHLLESVTHHWQEVQKFAEPTDIKVITLSLWHAHINNHYGRYLKLLLRYYEDNPLKEVDEKCIEIANILGWEHLSRHIKTSIPSRYPPSYRSF; from the exons ATGGCAGAGGTCATTGATTGTAATTTTCCTGTTTGGGGTCTTTTacctaaaaaagaaactggtGTCACTCAATTTCTTGCAAAATATCCTGAATATGATGGAAGAGGAGTCATCATTGCAATTTTCGATTCAGGGATTGATCCTGGGGCTCCTGGTATGCAG gAAACTTCAGATGGAAAgccaaaaattattgaaagataTGACTGCAGTGGAGCTGGAGATGTGGATACCAGCAAAATTGTACAAGCGCCTGATGGATATATAATAGGGATAACTGGTCGTAAATTAAag GTTCCATCCAACTGGAAAAATCCTTCTGGACAGTACCACATAGgagtaaaaaatttgtattcacTATACCCAGgaaaattaagagaaagagtattatcagaaagaaaaaaacgatcATGGGACACATGTCAAAAATCTGCACTTGCAGAAGCATCTAGGCaattacaa GAATTTGAAGCAAAGAATCCACAAGTAAACAGTTTAAAAGAAAGgctagaaaaagaagaacttGAAGCTAgagttgaaatattaaataacctGGAGAAAAAATACTCTGATGTAGGACCTACCTATGACTGTATTGTTTTTCATGATGGTGAAGTTTGGAG AGCATGCATTGACACTTCTGAAGAAGGTAATTTAGAAGCTGGTGTCTTTCTAGGCGAATACACTTTAACAAGGGAATATGCACCCCTTATACCAGAagatcaattaaatattagtattaatgTTCACGATGACGGAAATACGTTAGAAATCGCTGGTTTATGCT CAAGTCACGGAACACACGTAGCTTCGATTGCAGCAGCGTATTTTCCTGATAATCCTGAATCAAATGGTGTAGCTCCTGGTGctcaaattatttcattaggTGTCGGAGATGGCCGCATCGGTACAATGGAAACAGGAACTGCAATAATACGTGCAATGATACATGTAATGAAACACAAAGAGAAAATACATGTAATTAATATGAGTTATGGAGAACATCCTCATTGGTCTAACACTGGGAGAATAGGAGAATTAATGAATGAagttatcgataaatttggTGTAACATGGGTAGCATCTGCTGGTAATCGTGGGCCTGCTTTGTGTACTATTG GAACACCACCAGATATTAGTACTAACAGTGTGATTAGTGTTGGTGCCTATGTTTCTCCTGATATGATGGTAGCTGAATATTCTTTAAGAGAAAAAATGCCGGGCATGTCATACACGTGGTCATCTCGGGGTCCAATGATCGACGGTGGAGCCGGAATTACCGTATGTGCTCCAGGAGGAGCTATAACTAGTGTTCCCAATTTTACATTAAGAAAAAGTCAGCTCATGAATGGTACAAGCATGGCTGCTCCTCATGTTACTGGAGCTATTG CACTACTTATGTCAGGACTTCTTGCCAAAGGTTATCCTCTCTCTCCATATAGCATAAAAAGAGCGCTTGAAAATACAGCTCTATATATACAAAATCTAGACCCTTTTGCACAAGGGTCCGGGCTATTACAAGTCGAGCGTGCATTCGATAATCTTCTTACTTACAATAACGTACCTGAAAGGGATATAAGATTTACCATTAACTGTGGTCCAAATAACGCCAAAGGAATCCACATGAGAAGTGGTGTTATTGATCGATCAAAAGATTATGCTATTAACGTTGAACCTGTATTCCTTAATAGCGAAAATACtg ACCCCGCAGTTAAAATTgctttcaatttgaaattaactTTGGTATGCGATGCACCTTGGGTACATTTTCCAACGCATCTTGATTTAATGAATATGGTTCGCGCATTTGCTATTAAAATTGATGGATTTAATTTACCCGAAGGTGTTCATACAACTAG TGTACGGGCGTATGATGTAACAGACGTTGCAAAAGGACCAGTGTTCCAAATACCAATAACTGTAGTGCAGCCACAAACACTGCCAAAAACTGCGGTCCTTCCAGACTTAGCATATAcaaatatcttatttaaaCCGAATACAATTCGTCGACATTTTATTCTCGTTCCTGAAGATGCAACATGGGCGG TGGTTAGATTGAAGAGcacagaaaaagataaaactgGAAGATTTGTGATTCATAGCGTTCAACTGAAACCACGTTTGTCCTGTAAAACTCTTGAAGTTAATAAGTTGTTCACTGTTACTTCTCAATCAGAAATTGTTCATCCATTTGCCGTTCAG gGAGGATTGATCTTAGAAGTGGTCATCGCGAAATATTGGGCAAACATAGGTGACATGTTAGTGGATTACTTCATTGAATTCCATGGTGTTCATATCATAAATGGGAATCTTACAATGCAATCTGGAGATGGAATAAATCGCTTAGAAGTGCGAAGTTCTCTTAGAAACGAAGAAGTAGTACCCAGTATTTGCCTTAAATCATCCGTACAAATATTGAA ACCCACTGACGCAAAGATCGCTCCTTTACGAGACAGAGATATTATTCCTCCTTCACgacaaatttatgaattgcAATTAACATATACGTTCCACTGTGCAAAGGCGACTGAAGTAACTCCAAATGCCGCGCTGCTTAGCGatttattatatgaaagtGAATATGATAGTCAGATGTGGATGATTTATGATACTAATAAACAACTTATTTGTTGTGGGGATGCGTACCCATCCAAA tatGCTAATCAAAAATTAGAGAAAGGCGattatactttgaaaataCATGTACGTcatgaaaagaaagatttactTGATAGATTAACGGAAATGCCGTTCCTTTTAAGTCACACGCTAAGTAATCCAATTAGTCTAGATGTATATGCCAGTCAGTCACAAGCCATTATCGGTGGCAAGAAAATGATAGCAGCTTCAGTTCCACCTGGCCACATTCTTCCTTTGTATATTGCTCCTTTATCGAATGAAAACAA CGCTGAAAACAA agTTTCCAGAGGTGCTGCCTTAGGAAATGCTAGTTACTTACAGGGTACACTGACCTTCTGCAAAGATGATAATGGAAGGAAGGTGGATTTCCatacgtttaaatatattttatctgaaccaaataaaaaatctagTAGCAGCAGTAGTAGCAGTAGTCCCTATCATTCatcaaacaaagaaaaaactaCTAAGTGGGATGAATACAATGAAGCACTCAGGGATTTCAAATGCAATTGGCTTACAAAGCTGG CGCCTTCTACGA AACCTGGAGAATATGCAAATCTACTCTATGGAGAATTAAAGAATCTCTTCTCTGACCATTTGCCCGTTCATACTGCCATGCTGATTTCTTTGGACTCACCTGAAGCTCGACGTCATGTACCACACGATGACATTTCAGAAGAATCTGTTTCTCTAGCAAATCAAATAATAACTGTCGCAGATGCCGTGATTACAAATATTGATCAAGATAAGCTCTTAGCCTATTATGGCTTGAAGAGCGATCAACGTGACGATGCAGCAAAAATTAGAACGACAATGGAGAAACAGAAACTTAGCTTGATAAAAGCATTAGTAAAGAAAGGATGTGCATTAGCACGATTGTACGTACATAGTGCAAAAAAAGGAGAGGGAGATCGTCAGTCATATGAACATTTATTAGAGAGTGTGACACATCACTGGCAAGAAGTACAAAAATTCGCTGAACCAACTGACATTAAG GTCATTACTCTCTCACTGTGGCATGCTCACATTAATAATCATTATGGTCGCTATTTGAAATTACTGTTGCGTTATTACGAAGACAACCCATTAAAAGAAGTTGATGAGAAATGtatagaaattgcaaatatctTAGGATGGGAACATTTGTCACGTCATATTAAGACAAGTATACCGTCACGTTATCCTCCTTCGTACAGATCGTTTTGA